The following nucleotide sequence is from Psychroflexus torquis ATCC 700755.
ATTTTCCTGTAGGTAGTGTCGATGTGGATCTAACACGCTTAATAAAGCTGAATAATTACGAAGGCTTGCGTCTTGGGTTAGGTTTACAGACCAATCAATCTTTTTCTGAAAAGTATAGGATAGGTGGGTTTACAGCCTATGGAACTCAAGATGGTAATTTTAAATACGGACTTAATGTAGGGAAATTACTCAATGCCGATACAAGCACATGGCTAAATGCTTTTTACGATAACGATATTGAAGAAGTCGGTGCTAATAGTTATCTTACAGACCAACGCGTCTATTCCCTTTTTGAACCGAGGCTGGTTAATATTACCTTTTTTTATAAGTATAAAAAATACGGGCTAAGTTTGCAGCACAACTTTACACCCCAGTTGATGTCGGAGTTGAAAGTGGATAAAAATAACATCTCCCAAACACGAGCATATGCTTTTGAAAACGATGGGAATTTATTTGAGAATTATAATTTAACAACAGCGACTTTTGGGTTGAGGTGGACGCCCAACACTACCTATTCTAAAGTTGGTGAAAGAATCTATATCGATGATGAATTCACCCCAGAAATTACGGCACAGCTAAGCCAAAGTATTGAAGGGGTTTTGGACGGTGACTTCAGTTTTACAAAGCTTAGTGCAAAAATAGATTATGATTTTCAACACAGCTGGGGGAGTCTATCTAGCATAGAGCTTGGAGGTGATCTGGGATTTGGCGACATCCCTTTAATGCACACGTTTCATGCTTTCCCTAATAGTCCAAATAAGCCGACAGTGTTGAATAGATTTTCAGTAGCTGGTGTAAAAAGTTTTGAAACTATGTATTTCAACGAGTTTTTCAGCACCAAATTAGCAACGCTTCATCTTAAACATAGACTCGCTCCTTTTAAACTTTCGAATACAATCCAACCAGAATTAGTTTTGATTTCTCGACATGCTATTGGTGATTTTCAAAACCCAGAACTTCACCAAAATATTGCTTTCAACACCTTATCCCAAGGGTATAACGAAGCAGCACTAGAAATTAATAAATTGTTTTTTGGGTTTGGTTTGAGTTTTGCCTATCGCTATGGGGCTTACCATTTGCCAGAATTTGAAGATAATCTTTCGCTTAAATTTACTTTCTATCTAAAGCTCTAATTTTGAAGTGGTTTACACATTTGATTTTTTACATTTGCAAACTCAGATTATAACTTATGCATAAGGTGTTTAGCTTTGGATTTTGGAATTTTATCGCTAGTAGGATTCTTAGGAATAGGATTGTCATTATTCTTATTCTTCTAGGATTAACTGTATTTCTAAGTATGCAGTGGCAACATATTCAGTTTTCTTATTCTGAAGCTAATTTGCTTCCAGATGATGCCCCTATCAATCAACAGTATGCAGACTTTGAAGAGAAATTTGGATCTGATGGTAATGTGATTATGCTAGCCACAGATGATGAGGATTTATTTACGTTGGAAAAGTTTAAAGCTTGGAAAACACTATCAGATACTCTTGCTACTTTTCCTGAAATAAAATCCGTTATTGGGATTCATAATCTTCAAGAATTGATAAAACTTGAAAATCCTAAGCGTTTTGAAATGCAACAGATTTTAAGTAAAAGTACTGATTTTTCAAAACAACAACTGGAAGCCTACAGCAAGTCTCTTTTTACAGATTATCCTTTTTATGATGGACTGATCTTCAATTCTAAAAATAAAACAGTGCAAACTGTAGCGTATATGCAAGATAGCATAGTCAACGCTCAAGGGCGGAAGGTATTTATCATGGAGAAGTTTGTTCCCTTGATAGAGTCGTTTAAGAAAAACCACACTATCGAGCTTCATGTTTCTGGGATGCCCTACATACGAACTCTCAATTCGCAAAATATTGTAGATGAAATCCAATGGTTTGTATTAGCGGCTTTATTGGTAACCTCCTTTATATTCTTTTTCTTTTTTAGGTCATTTCGCGCCACATTAATTTCAATGTTAACCGTTATCATTGGTGTGATGTGGGCCTTTGGATTTATGGGTATTCTAGGTTTCGAAATTACGGTTTTAACGGCCGTCATCCCCCCACTTATCATTATTATAGGGATTCCTAACTGTATTTTCTTGATCAATAAATACCAGCATGAAATCAAAAAACATGGTAACCAGGCAAAGTCTCTTCAGCGTGTAATCACTAAAATTGGAAATGCTACACTGATGACCAATGTGACTACGGCTTCGGGATTTGCAACCTTCATTTTCACTCAAAGTGAATTACTAAAGGAGTTCGGGATATTAGCATCCATCAACATTATTGCCATTTTTATTTTGAGTCTTCTTATTATACCTATTATTTATAGTTACATGCCACTGCCCAATGATAAGCACTTAAGACATCTTGGTAAACAATGGATAGAAAGCTTTGTAGAATGGATTGTGAAAATGGTAAGGGATAAGAGAATTACTATTTACTTTACCTCTGTTGCCGTTTTAGGGATAAGCATCATAGGTATTTTCAATATTAAAATTTCTGGTAGCTTACTAGAGGATATGCCACAAAATGCTGAATTCTTCAAGGATATTAAATTCTTTGAAGATAAGTTTGATGGGGTTTTACCACTAGAAATAATGATCGACACTAAAAGGCCTAATAGTGTGATTAAGTTATCAACTTTGAAAAAGATGGATCAATTAGCCTCTGAAATTGTTGATATAAAAGAGCTTTCTGCGCCATTATCGGTTGTTAATCTGGCTAAATATTCCAAGCAAGCCTTTTATAATAATAACCCCAAGTATTACCAATTACCAACCTCTCAAGAGCAAACTTTTATGTCGCCTTACCTCAAAAGTATGGAAAATATGAAAGGAGCTGGAATAAGTTCATACGTGGATTCAACCGGACAATACGCGAGGATGACCATGTTTATGAAGGATGTCACGACAGAGGAAATCAAAAAAATTGAAGAGCGGCTTTTACCCGAAATTCAAAAGATATTTCCAGAAGACCGTTATGAAGTGACTATGACAGGAAAAGCTCTGGTTTATCAAAAGGGGACACATTATTTGGTAGACAATTTAGTGTTATCCCTTTCTTTAGCTATTTTGCTTATTGCTCTATTTATGGCCTGGATTTTTCGTTCTTTTAGGATGATCTTGATTTCACTTATCCCCAATTTGCTGCCTTTATTAATGACAGCTGGTATGATGGGTTTTCTAGGTGTTCCTATAAAGCCGTCTACAATTCTCGTCTTTAGTATAGCGTTTGGGATAAGCGTAGATGATACCATACACTTTTTGGCAAAATACAGGCAAGAGTTAAAGGCTAACCACTGGAAGATTAAGCGGTCTGTATATTTATCTTTAAGGGAAACTACTGTAAGTATGTTTTATACCTCTATCGTTTTATTCTTTGGTTTTTCAGTGTTTATGATCTCAAGTTTTGGAGGAACCGTTGCCCTAGGAGGCTTGGTTTCTGCCACGCTCCTCTTCGCTATGCTAGCAAATTTATTGTTGTTACCTTCACTATTATTGTCATTGGAACGGAGTATTGCCAACCAAAAAACAATGAAAGAGCCACAGATGCAAATCATTGATAATGATGTAGATGACCGTAAATCTAGCGATAACACAGATTAAAGATTTTTAATTAGTGCTTCATTAAACTTTATTTTTTAATTAGCAATTAAACTAAACAATTCTAAATTTTATTTATATTATATTTGTTTTAACCATATTAAAATTTGTATACTATATAATTGCTTGAATTATGAAAAAAATTATTTTATTCCTAGCACTAGTCCTTTCTGTGTCCACCCAAGCACAGGTGACTCAAATCTGGACAGATTACGGTGGGTTTTGGACTTCTTCCTCCACCAGTATTAACTCTGTAAAACCAGATAACTCTCACAACTTGTTGGCGTTTAGATCCGATGGAATTAATTATTCTACGGGGGTGGATGATGCCAAGCTTAACACAAACGGTGTTTCTTTTACTCCTTTAAATATAAGAGCTTTACCCATTCCTACACTTCCACTTCCGATACCTGTAGAAACATTTTATTTAGTTGTTTTAGGACAATTGGCAGATGGTATGGATAACGGTGCAGATGATGGCCCTACAAATCCTTTTGCACCAATTACCCAAGGTTCAGAAGTTGCAAGTTATTTAACCGACGGAATTAATGGTTTAGACCTTGGTACAGGTATAGCAAATATACCCTCAGGGACAACTTCTAGATTCAATTTGAGTACTGGCGGTATCAAGACTTCTCAAATTGGTGATGGTTTACCAGATATATTGATTAGTCAGACAGCTAAACCTACTCGTATTGGAGATAAAACAGATAGGTTAAGATTTGTGGATGATAACGATGAAATTGTAGGGGAAGAGGTATTAATTAATTTATCCAGCACTACTGATTACCCAGTTGTTGGAAATTGGCAGACTGATTTTTATAAGTTTGAGAGTACACAAGAAAGAGACGCTTTAGTTAATATTGAGAAACCTTTATCTTTTTTTGCTGAAGATTTGTCTTATTTTGGCATAACATCGGCCAATGCGAGCGATGCGGTGGCGCTTATTTACGAACCGAGAGGATCATCAGACCCTGCTTTTATAGCCTTTAACGAGCCTTCTCTTGGGGTAGCGAGTCAACTTGTGGTCAACTCTCAACCTACAGAGCAAGAGTGCGACGGTACTCTGCCAGAGTCAATTTTAGTTCAAGTAGAAGATTCAGATGGTGCTAGTGTTCTACAAGAGGATCTTTTAATAACAGCCACAAAAGTTTCTGGTCCCGGAGATTTACTGGGAACCACTAAGGAACTAACAAATAAAAGTGGTTTAGCCACTTTTAATGATTTGGAGCTTAGTGTTGGTGGTACACATATTATAGAATTTTCATATACTAGTTTAGATTCAGCAACAACAACTGAAATTACTTTTTCGGCATCTTGTTCAGGAGTTCCCGTAGAGTGGACGGGAGAGGTTAGCACTGCTTGGAACAATGTTGGCAACTGGGACGGCACAGAAATTCCTAATGCCAATTTTAATGTTATCATTCCTAATGGACGCCTTAGATACCCGGTTTTAGTTTCAGATGCTGGTGCCAATAATTTAGAAATGGGAGATGGAACTTCCATCACCTTAAATGGACGCCTTTTTGCCATCAACGGTTCTATGGCAAATGTAGCTTCTGGAGCTACTGTAGACGGTTCTGTAACAGGCTCAACCTTGTATTTTTCAAATCAGGAGGCTGCCCAAACAATACCATCAGGTTTTATTTCTGGAGATTTATCCAACTTAACTGTAGAAAACCCAGATGGTGTCACCACAAACTCAGATATCTCTCTTTTAGAGGTGTTTACTTTAAAAGACGGCGATTTCACCATTGCTTCATCATCAACATTTACCTTCAAGAGTTCAGCTACCAAAACAGCTGTGCTTGATAGAGTGCCGTCTGGTTCTAGTATAAGTGGCTGTGTTGTGATAGAGCGGTTTATACCAAGTGGAAAGAGAGCGTTTAGGTTTCTATCTTCACCAGTCACCACCTCTGTTTCTTGTGGAAAGCCAACGATACAAGATAATTTGCAGGAAGGTGGCCAAATAACTGATATTGAAAATACTCCTGTTGTTGATCCAAATCCAGGTTATGGAATCCATATTACGGGATCTACAACTGGCGCAAATGGATTTGATGCCACTAATACAGGAAATCCATCTATGTTTACATTCAATGAATCAACACAAGATTGGGAGAATATTCCCAATACAGATGATGGCAGCGGACTTTCCTCTGGACAGTCCTTTTTAGCCCTTATAAGGGGAAGTCGAGCCTTAGACCTTACTGTTGATAACATCCAATCTGGACCAGAAACAAGATTGAGATTTACAGGAGAATTAGCCACAGGAAATTGGGATGTTTTGTCCAGTGATCTTGGTCCAGATCTAGTAGATTTTAGTTTTATAGGAAATCCTTATCAAGCACAAATTGACTTAAAAGCGTTCTTGGAGAGTAATAACGTAAGTGGTCTAAGAACAGATTATGTTTATGTTTTTGATCCAACCATAGGAACCTCTGGTAGCTATGTTACGGTGGACTTATCAACAAACAACGGTACGAACAACGTTGCTGGGTCTGCCGCTGATAAATATTTGCAACCCCATCAAGCCTTTTTTGCTGAGACTAGTGCTACTGATCCATCAGTAACTTTTGGTGAGATTTACAAAAAGACAGGCGCTTTGGCATTCGTAGGTAATGCTGTTTTCAGAACACCACCGTCTAATGGTTCTTTGAACACAGAGCTAAATATTAATTTGAAAAGGAATGTAGATCTCGAGAGTTTCGTGGTAGATGGGGCTAGACTTGTAATGCACGATTATTATTCCAATGAAGTAAATGAAAAAGATGCGCTCAAGTTTTCCAATAGTGAAGAGTCCATTGCATTATTAAATTCTCTAGATGGGATTGAGGACTACTTGTCTGTAGAAAAAAGAGCGACGCCTATAGAAGGTGAAGTTGTTCAATTAAGTATTTGGAATTATTTCACCCCAAACAATACTTTAAGATCCACGAGCTATACTTTAAGTATAAAAGCAAGTCAACTCAACCAGATTGTTAGTCTTGTGGACAATTACACCGAGCAAATTATCGAGCTTGCGCAAAATGATGAAACAACTGATTATAGTTTCGAAATTTATAGTGCTATCCCAAATAGTTATGATTTCAATAGATTTAAATTAGTCTTTGGAAAAACAACGCTTTCGGTTAACAATCCCATAGAGCTGGAAAGTTTTAAATTGTACCCCAACCCAAGTACAGATAATCGCTTTACTATTTCTTTACCTAAGTTTACGAGTCAAGAAGTAAGTGTTGAAGTCTACGATATGTTGGGTAGAAATGTTTTTTCAGAAAACTATAAAACAGATTCGGGACAGATCGATGTTTATGCTAAAGCTCTGACTTCTGGTATATATTTAGTTAAACTCTCTTCGGAAACTCTCCAAGCTACTAAAAAGCTGATTATTAAATAAGGTTATTCATTATTAACACAAAAGCACGTTTTTTTAAAAAGCGTGCTTTTTTATTTAAAACTCATACAGTGTCAAATATATTTAAATTCAAAGATTTTGAAGTTCGCCAATCTCAATCCTCTATGAAAATAGGCACGGACGCAGTGCTTTTAGGAGCATGGACAAAAATACCTGAAACGGTCCAAAGTATATTAGATGTTGGAGCTGGTACTGGAATATTAGCCCTGCAGATGGCTCAAAGAAGTTTTGCTGAAACTATCGATGCTGTTGAGATTGATCCGGATGCTTTTGAAGAATGTGTTGATAACTTTGAGAATAGTCCTTGGGGAGATAGATTGTATTGTTACCATTCAGATTTTCATAGTTTTGCTGAAGAAATGGAAGAAACATACGATCTCATTATTAGCAATCCCCCTTTTTTTGAAGTTTCTAAGAATCTTTCAACGAAAGGAAGGTCAACAGCCAGAAGCCAAAC
It contains:
- a CDS encoding efflux RND transporter permease subunit — its product is MHKVFSFGFWNFIASRILRNRIVIILILLGLTVFLSMQWQHIQFSYSEANLLPDDAPINQQYADFEEKFGSDGNVIMLATDDEDLFTLEKFKAWKTLSDTLATFPEIKSVIGIHNLQELIKLENPKRFEMQQILSKSTDFSKQQLEAYSKSLFTDYPFYDGLIFNSKNKTVQTVAYMQDSIVNAQGRKVFIMEKFVPLIESFKKNHTIELHVSGMPYIRTLNSQNIVDEIQWFVLAALLVTSFIFFFFFRSFRATLISMLTVIIGVMWAFGFMGILGFEITVLTAVIPPLIIIIGIPNCIFLINKYQHEIKKHGNQAKSLQRVITKIGNATLMTNVTTASGFATFIFTQSELLKEFGILASINIIAIFILSLLIIPIIYSYMPLPNDKHLRHLGKQWIESFVEWIVKMVRDKRITIYFTSVAVLGISIIGIFNIKISGSLLEDMPQNAEFFKDIKFFEDKFDGVLPLEIMIDTKRPNSVIKLSTLKKMDQLASEIVDIKELSAPLSVVNLAKYSKQAFYNNNPKYYQLPTSQEQTFMSPYLKSMENMKGAGISSYVDSTGQYARMTMFMKDVTTEEIKKIEERLLPEIQKIFPEDRYEVTMTGKALVYQKGTHYLVDNLVLSLSLAILLIALFMAWIFRSFRMILISLIPNLLPLLMTAGMMGFLGVPIKPSTILVFSIAFGISVDDTIHFLAKYRQELKANHWKIKRSVYLSLRETTVSMFYTSIVLFFGFSVFMISSFGGTVALGGLVSATLLFAMLANLLLLPSLLLSLERSIANQKTMKEPQMQIIDNDVDDRKSSDNTD
- a CDS encoding T9SS type A sorting domain-containing protein, whose amino-acid sequence is MKKIILFLALVLSVSTQAQVTQIWTDYGGFWTSSSTSINSVKPDNSHNLLAFRSDGINYSTGVDDAKLNTNGVSFTPLNIRALPIPTLPLPIPVETFYLVVLGQLADGMDNGADDGPTNPFAPITQGSEVASYLTDGINGLDLGTGIANIPSGTTSRFNLSTGGIKTSQIGDGLPDILISQTAKPTRIGDKTDRLRFVDDNDEIVGEEVLINLSSTTDYPVVGNWQTDFYKFESTQERDALVNIEKPLSFFAEDLSYFGITSANASDAVALIYEPRGSSDPAFIAFNEPSLGVASQLVVNSQPTEQECDGTLPESILVQVEDSDGASVLQEDLLITATKVSGPGDLLGTTKELTNKSGLATFNDLELSVGGTHIIEFSYTSLDSATTTEITFSASCSGVPVEWTGEVSTAWNNVGNWDGTEIPNANFNVIIPNGRLRYPVLVSDAGANNLEMGDGTSITLNGRLFAINGSMANVASGATVDGSVTGSTLYFSNQEAAQTIPSGFISGDLSNLTVENPDGVTTNSDISLLEVFTLKDGDFTIASSSTFTFKSSATKTAVLDRVPSGSSISGCVVIERFIPSGKRAFRFLSSPVTTSVSCGKPTIQDNLQEGGQITDIENTPVVDPNPGYGIHITGSTTGANGFDATNTGNPSMFTFNESTQDWENIPNTDDGSGLSSGQSFLALIRGSRALDLTVDNIQSGPETRLRFTGELATGNWDVLSSDLGPDLVDFSFIGNPYQAQIDLKAFLESNNVSGLRTDYVYVFDPTIGTSGSYVTVDLSTNNGTNNVAGSAADKYLQPHQAFFAETSATDPSVTFGEIYKKTGALAFVGNAVFRTPPSNGSLNTELNINLKRNVDLESFVVDGARLVMHDYYSNEVNEKDALKFSNSEESIALLNSLDGIEDYLSVEKRATPIEGEVVQLSIWNYFTPNNTLRSTSYTLSIKASQLNQIVSLVDNYTEQIIELAQNDETTDYSFEIYSAIPNSYDFNRFKLVFGKTTLSVNNPIELESFKLYPNPSTDNRFTISLPKFTSQEVSVEVYDMLGRNVFSENYKTDSGQIDVYAKALTSGIYLVKLSSETLQATKKLIIK
- a CDS encoding tRNA1(Val) (adenine(37)-N6)-methyltransferase; translation: MSNIFKFKDFEVRQSQSSMKIGTDAVLLGAWTKIPETVQSILDVGAGTGILALQMAQRSFAETIDAVEIDPDAFEECVDNFENSPWGDRLYCYHSDFHSFAEEMEETYDLIISNPPFFEVSKNLSTKGRSTARSQTDLNFETLVLGVNHLLHQEGNLSVIVPYVASEGFIKIAAKFDLYPNQILNVRGHSSSPLKRSLINFRRNKEETIIQNELVIELERHVYTRDYIDLVKDFYLKM